From the genome of Candidatus Neomarinimicrobiota bacterium, one region includes:
- a CDS encoding type II secretion system protein GspG, giving the protein DAISGTADRTAGGRYVDRGYKGDVGSFPATLDDLTVKPGAVPDYNYFSRTGWNGPYLQIDGTGEILKDSWGTNYVLNAADSTIRSYGPNKTDNSGTGDDILIKYQ; this is encoded by the coding sequence AGATGCCATTTCGGGAACGGCCGACAGGACAGCAGGCGGACGATACGTCGACAGGGGTTACAAGGGCGACGTCGGGTCATTTCCGGCGACTTTAGACGATCTGACGGTAAAGCCCGGAGCAGTCCCCGATTATAACTATTTTTCCCGAACAGGATGGAACGGACCTTATCTCCAAATTGACGGTACGGGGGAGATACTTAAAGATTCCTGGGGAACAAATTACGTGTTGAATGCCGCTGACAGTACCATAAGGAGCTATGGTCCGAATAAAACAGATAATTCCGGTACGGGCGATGATATTCTGATAAAATATCAGTGA